In Actinoplanes derwentensis, the following proteins share a genomic window:
- a CDS encoding alpha/beta hydrolase, giving the protein METDVLGLPYERHTIDLGSDDEGPVVATLVRRRAANPTRRAVLHVHGFVDYFFQTHMADFFVERGWDFYALDLRKYGRSLLPHQTPNFARSMTDYFPELDEAARIIREEDGHDQLLVTGHSTGGLITSLWAHTRRGRGLVDGLFLNSPFFDFNLPWVMRRPLMSMVLAVTGRYPYRKMPVANLGLYGRSLHHEHDGEWSYDLAWKPITGFPVRMGWLEAIRRGQHKLRSGLSIDAPVLVACSTRTFRGRAWHDDIRVSDSVLDVDHITRWAPGLSRQVTIARFDGGMHDLTLSGKEVRAEVFREVGRWVDAFLPAPGTPEAAIPPAPEDRAGIATALEAAEAAVENRTTDEADDKSGATA; this is encoded by the coding sequence CGACGCGGCGGGCCGTGCTGCACGTCCACGGGTTCGTGGACTACTTCTTCCAGACCCACATGGCGGACTTCTTCGTCGAGCGGGGCTGGGACTTCTACGCGCTGGACCTGCGGAAGTACGGCCGTAGCCTGCTGCCGCATCAGACGCCGAACTTCGCCCGCAGCATGACCGACTACTTCCCGGAACTGGACGAGGCGGCCCGCATCATCCGCGAGGAGGACGGCCACGATCAACTGCTGGTCACCGGCCATTCCACCGGCGGTCTGATCACCTCGCTGTGGGCACACACCCGGCGCGGGCGGGGACTGGTCGACGGACTGTTCCTGAACAGCCCGTTCTTCGACTTCAATCTGCCGTGGGTGATGCGGCGACCATTGATGTCGATGGTGCTGGCGGTGACCGGGCGTTACCCGTACCGGAAAATGCCCGTCGCGAATCTGGGTCTTTATGGCCGGAGCCTGCACCATGAACACGACGGCGAGTGGAGTTACGACCTGGCCTGGAAACCGATCACCGGTTTCCCGGTCCGGATGGGCTGGCTGGAAGCGATCCGGCGAGGGCAGCACAAACTGCGGTCCGGCCTGTCCATCGATGCGCCGGTCCTTGTCGCTTGCTCGACGCGTACGTTCCGGGGGCGCGCGTGGCACGACGACATCCGGGTCAGCGACTCGGTGCTGGACGTCGACCACATCACCCGATGGGCTCCCGGGCTGAGCCGGCAGGTGACGATCGCGCGATTCGACGGCGGAATGCACGATCTGACGCTCTCCGGCAAGGAAGTACGCGCCGAAGTGTTCCGTGAAGTGGGCCGTTGGGTGGACGCTTTCCTACCGGCACCAGGCACTCCGGAGGCGGCGATCCCACCCGCGCCGGAGGACCGAGCGGGCATAGCCACCGCCTTGGAGGCAGCCGAGGCGGCGGTCGAGAACCGCACCACGGACGAGGCGGACGACAAGTCCGGCGCGACCGCCTAG
- a CDS encoding DUF397 domain-containing protein, whose product MHDLSDAQWRKSSRSGGDGGNCVEVATDMQGVVAVRDTKGRDGGTLLFTPAGWRAFIDGIKEGDFDL is encoded by the coding sequence ATGCATGACCTCAGTGATGCCCAGTGGCGCAAGAGCTCCCGTTCCGGCGGCGACGGCGGCAACTGTGTCGAGGTGGCCACCGACATGCAAGGGGTCGTCGCTGTCCGGGACACCAAGGGCAGAGATGGCGGGACACTGCTTTTCACGCCGGCTGGATGGAGAGCGTTCATTGATGGAATCAAGGAGGGCGACTTCGATCTCTGA
- a CDS encoding SAM-dependent methyltransferase gives MASTDDDLRAEVPHAARIWNYWMGGKDNFAADRAAGDAVAQVYPEIVLMARQSRRFLVRVVRYLAADAGVRQFLDIGTGLPTMQNTHQVAQAVAADSRVVYVDNDPLVLVHARALMSKSDSTVHVDADYHEPERILDAARKVLDFEQPIGVMFMGVLGYEPDLQVVASIVNRVMAAVPVGSYLVLWDGTNTTPAVVEGAERLVQGGGMPYILRSPDEIGGLFSGLELVEPGLVQLTGWRPDGEVEWLDAYGAVGRKVARSS, from the coding sequence ATGGCATCCACGGATGACGATCTTCGGGCTGAGGTGCCGCATGCGGCGCGGATCTGGAACTACTGGATGGGCGGGAAGGACAACTTCGCGGCTGATCGGGCTGCGGGAGACGCCGTTGCCCAGGTTTATCCGGAGATTGTGCTGATGGCTCGGCAGTCTCGGCGGTTTCTGGTGCGGGTGGTTCGGTATCTGGCCGCTGACGCCGGGGTTCGGCAGTTTCTCGACATCGGCACGGGGCTTCCTACCATGCAGAACACGCATCAGGTCGCCCAGGCGGTGGCGGCGGATTCGCGGGTGGTCTATGTGGACAACGATCCACTGGTGCTGGTGCACGCCCGGGCGCTGATGTCGAAGAGCGACAGCACGGTGCACGTGGATGCCGACTATCACGAGCCGGAGCGGATTCTGGACGCGGCCCGGAAGGTGCTGGACTTCGAGCAGCCGATCGGGGTCATGTTCATGGGGGTGCTGGGTTACGAGCCGGATCTCCAGGTCGTGGCGTCGATCGTGAATCGGGTGATGGCGGCGGTTCCGGTGGGGAGTTACCTGGTGTTGTGGGACGGCACGAACACCACGCCGGCCGTGGTCGAAGGGGCGGAGCGGCTGGTGCAGGGCGGTGGGATGCCGTACATCCTGCGCAGCCCGGACGAGATCGGCGGGCTGTTCAGCGGCCTGGAGCTGGTGGAGCCGGGTCTGGTGCAGCTCACCGGGTGGCGGCCGGACGGTGAGGTCGAGTGGCTGGACGCGTACGGCGCGGTGGGCAGAAAGGTCGCAAGATCGTCGTGA
- a CDS encoding SPFH domain-containing protein, with protein MFVFGVLLFGVAVLALLTGVLTKVPSVRRNAYLAFGGSLILSVAVIVTSSITVVPTRNVGIVTAWNKPTGRTTGAGLQWTLPWQGIDEWDASGQTYSHLGDQCVWVTIAAQRRACIPVQIEWSAKAEKAPENWAAYREVGSKSRFEVFIERRVNPQINGAMTSIFATFDPLGSVDPTSGDAPAPDLNKTYKDTLIQALNLELGDEIVVKSVAFESPQYDEPTTQAIAAYGQKILEARNLEIDKANAKTRAEITRTDASVDQVARCLQIAEKLGKEPGLCMGGSVSLTRPVETGQGN; from the coding sequence ATGTTCGTCTTCGGTGTTCTTCTATTCGGTGTGGCGGTTCTCGCTCTGCTCACCGGTGTCCTGACCAAGGTCCCTTCGGTACGGCGTAATGCCTACCTCGCGTTCGGTGGCAGCTTGATCCTGTCGGTGGCGGTGATCGTCACGTCCAGTATCACGGTGGTGCCGACCCGGAACGTCGGTATCGTGACGGCCTGGAACAAGCCGACCGGGCGCACCACCGGCGCCGGTCTGCAGTGGACGCTGCCGTGGCAGGGGATCGACGAGTGGGACGCCTCGGGGCAGACGTATTCACATCTCGGTGACCAGTGTGTGTGGGTGACGATCGCGGCGCAGCGGCGCGCGTGCATCCCGGTGCAGATCGAGTGGTCGGCGAAGGCTGAGAAGGCGCCGGAGAACTGGGCGGCCTACCGTGAGGTGGGGAGCAAGTCCCGGTTCGAGGTGTTCATCGAGCGGCGGGTGAACCCGCAGATCAACGGTGCGATGACGTCGATCTTCGCGACGTTCGACCCGCTGGGTTCGGTGGATCCGACCAGTGGGGACGCGCCGGCGCCGGATCTGAACAAGACCTACAAGGACACCCTGATCCAGGCGCTGAATCTGGAGCTGGGTGACGAGATTGTGGTGAAGTCGGTGGCGTTCGAGTCGCCGCAGTACGACGAGCCGACCACGCAAGCGATCGCGGCGTACGGCCAGAAGATTCTGGAAGCCCGCAACCTGGAGATCGACAAGGCGAACGCGAAGACCCGGGCGGAGATCACCCGAACCGACGCGAGTGTGGATCAGGTGGCCCGTTGCCTGCAGATCGCGGAGAAGCTGGGCAAGGAGCCGGGGCTGTGCATGGGTGGTTCGGTGTCGTTGACCCGCCCGGTCGAGACCGGGCAGGGCAACTGA
- a CDS encoding ABC transporter permease: MATLRPSDYLRLGGYGLRSRPLRATLSALGIAIGIAAMVSVVGVSASGQADLDDQLAALGTNMLTVAPGRTMFGADATLPDEALPMIERIGPVTSASAVGAVGDTPVYRTEHIPQGETGGLAVYAAQLDLLDTVDATLAHGAWLNAATAHYPAVVLGATAAHRLGDVPAVYLGGRYLPVAGVLEPVALAPELDTAVLIGWDAAETYLDFDGHATRVYTRSAEAQVEAVRSVLAATANPQSPDEVDVSNPSDALVAQRATASTFNALLLGLGAVALLVGGIGVANTMVISVLERRAEIGLRRSLGATRGQIRTQFVAESLLLSIIGGAGGVAAGSVVTAAYASAQDWPPVVPLWAVAGGLAATLLIGALAGLYPAIRAARLAPAEALA; this comes from the coding sequence ATGGCCACGCTCCGACCGTCGGACTATCTGCGACTCGGCGGGTACGGGTTACGGTCGCGCCCGTTGCGGGCCACCCTCTCCGCGCTCGGCATCGCCATCGGTATCGCCGCGATGGTGTCCGTCGTCGGCGTCTCCGCCTCCGGCCAGGCCGACCTGGACGATCAGCTCGCCGCCCTCGGCACCAACATGCTCACCGTCGCCCCCGGCCGCACCATGTTCGGCGCCGACGCCACCCTGCCCGACGAGGCCCTGCCGATGATCGAACGGATCGGCCCGGTCACCTCGGCCAGCGCGGTCGGCGCGGTCGGCGACACGCCCGTCTACCGCACCGAACACATACCCCAGGGCGAAACCGGAGGACTTGCCGTGTACGCCGCGCAACTCGACCTGCTCGACACGGTCGACGCCACCCTCGCCCACGGTGCCTGGCTGAACGCGGCCACCGCCCACTACCCGGCGGTCGTCCTCGGCGCCACCGCCGCTCATCGCCTCGGCGACGTGCCGGCGGTCTACCTCGGGGGCCGCTACCTGCCGGTCGCCGGAGTCCTGGAACCGGTCGCGCTCGCCCCCGAACTCGACACCGCCGTCCTCATCGGCTGGGACGCCGCCGAGACCTACCTGGACTTCGACGGCCACGCCACCCGCGTCTACACCCGCTCGGCCGAGGCGCAGGTCGAAGCGGTCCGGTCGGTGCTGGCCGCCACCGCGAACCCGCAGAGCCCCGACGAGGTCGACGTCTCCAACCCGTCCGACGCGCTCGTCGCCCAGCGGGCCACCGCCAGCACCTTCAACGCCCTGCTCCTCGGGCTCGGCGCTGTCGCGCTGCTGGTCGGCGGCATCGGCGTGGCCAACACCATGGTCATCTCGGTGCTGGAGCGGCGAGCCGAGATCGGGTTGCGCCGTTCCCTCGGCGCCACGCGCGGCCAGATCCGCACCCAGTTCGTCGCCGAGTCCCTGCTGCTGTCGATCATCGGCGGGGCCGGTGGGGTGGCCGCCGGTTCGGTGGTGACCGCCGCCTACGCGTCGGCACAGGACTGGCCGCCCGTCGTACCACTGTGGGCGGTCGCTGGCGGTCTGGCCGCCACCCTGCTGATCGGGGCGCTGGCCGGCCTCTACCCGGCGATCCGGGCGGCCCGGCTGGCTCCGGCCGAGGCACTCGCCTGA
- a CDS encoding ABC transporter ATP-binding protein: MTPVIALAGVTKSYPGGVTALRDVDLTVGHGELIAIVGPSGSGKSTMLNLIGTLDRPSSGTVHIDGHDIARLTDRRLSALRARRIGFVFQSFHLAPGRDAIANVSDGLLYTGVPKKDRDRIAETALVRVGLGDRLRHRPHQLSGGERQRVAVARAVAGDPAVLLADEPTGNLDSAAGAGVMDLLRELNAAGTTVLVITHDHEIAGSLPRQVPMRDGRVI; this comes from the coding sequence ATGACCCCGGTGATCGCACTCGCCGGAGTCACCAAGAGCTACCCCGGCGGGGTCACCGCGCTGCGCGACGTGGACCTCACCGTCGGGCACGGCGAACTGATCGCCATCGTCGGGCCGTCCGGCTCCGGCAAGTCGACCATGCTCAACCTGATCGGCACCCTCGACCGGCCCAGCTCCGGCACCGTGCACATCGACGGCCACGACATCGCCCGGCTCACCGACCGGCGACTGTCCGCACTGCGGGCCCGCCGGATCGGCTTCGTCTTCCAGTCGTTCCACCTCGCCCCCGGACGGGACGCGATCGCCAACGTGTCCGACGGGCTGCTCTACACCGGCGTACCGAAAAAGGACCGGGACCGGATCGCCGAGACCGCCCTCGTCCGGGTCGGCCTCGGTGACCGCCTCCGCCATCGCCCCCACCAGCTCTCCGGCGGCGAACGACAGCGCGTCGCGGTGGCCCGCGCGGTCGCCGGGGACCCGGCCGTGCTGCTCGCCGACGAACCCACCGGCAATCTCGACTCGGCGGCCGGCGCCGGTGTGATGGACCTGCTGCGGGAACTCAACGCGGCCGGCACCACCGTCCTGGTGATCACCCACGATCACGAGATCGCCGGTTCCCTGCCCCGTCAGGTGCCGATGCGTGACGGGCGGGTGATCTGA
- a CDS encoding peptidoglycan-binding protein, translating to MRRKWTTAAVAVALTAAGVAAYLITGGLPSAEGGGARAASVPAATAAVTRQTLVDKQSHGGTLGFGDTTTRTTRLAGTVTALAATGSTVKRGGKIYKIDNKPVILLYGTLPAYRTLEPGDEGADVRQFEKNLWALGYRGFTVDGDYTGVTADAVEQWQDDLGLAETGTVELGRVVYATGAVRVASHTADTGAAVQAGAELLSTSATSRIVTVELDAEDQRLARNGAAAGLTLPDGTEVTGRITGVETTVEESENPDGEDTTKIVVTVGFDKAPVGLDDATVTVEFTASQRADVLTVPINALLALAEGGYGLRIVDGTATRIVAVETGLFADGRVEVTGDVAEGQKVEVPS from the coding sequence ATGCGACGGAAGTGGACGACCGCCGCGGTGGCGGTGGCACTGACCGCCGCCGGGGTGGCCGCGTATCTGATCACCGGTGGCCTGCCTTCGGCCGAGGGTGGCGGGGCCCGGGCCGCGAGTGTGCCGGCGGCGACCGCCGCGGTGACCCGGCAGACCCTCGTCGACAAACAGAGCCACGGCGGCACCCTCGGCTTCGGCGACACCACCACCCGCACCACCCGGCTGGCCGGCACGGTGACCGCCCTGGCCGCGACCGGTTCCACCGTCAAGAGGGGCGGAAAAATCTACAAGATCGACAACAAACCGGTGATCCTTCTGTACGGCACCCTGCCCGCGTACCGGACCCTGGAACCGGGCGACGAGGGCGCCGACGTGCGGCAGTTCGAGAAGAACCTGTGGGCGCTCGGCTACCGCGGCTTCACCGTCGACGGCGACTACACCGGGGTCACCGCCGACGCCGTCGAACAGTGGCAGGACGACCTGGGACTGGCCGAGACCGGCACGGTCGAGCTGGGCCGGGTCGTCTACGCCACCGGGGCCGTCCGGGTCGCCTCGCACACGGCCGACACCGGAGCGGCCGTGCAGGCCGGCGCGGAACTGCTGTCCACTTCGGCCACCAGCCGGATCGTCACCGTCGAACTCGACGCCGAGGACCAGCGGCTCGCCCGCAACGGCGCCGCGGCCGGCCTGACCCTGCCCGACGGCACCGAGGTCACCGGCCGGATCACCGGCGTGGAGACGACCGTCGAGGAGTCGGAGAACCCGGACGGCGAGGACACCACCAAGATCGTGGTGACCGTCGGGTTCGACAAGGCGCCGGTGGGACTGGACGACGCCACGGTCACCGTCGAGTTCACCGCCTCGCAACGGGCGGATGTTCTCACCGTACCGATCAATGCGCTTCTCGCTCTCGCCGAAGGCGGTTATGGCCTGCGGATCGTCGACGGAACCGCTACCCGGATCGTCGCGGTCGAGACCGGGCTGTTCGCCGACGGGCGGGTCGAAGTCACCGGCGACGTCGCCGAGGGCCAGAAGGTGGAGGTGCCGTCATGA
- a CDS encoding response regulator transcription factor, producing the protein MRILVVEDEPLLADAVAQGLRRETHAVDVVYDGGSALERIDVNDYDVVVLDRDVPVVHGDKVCQVLAERKAGIRVLMLTAAAGIDDRVTGLALGADDYLPKPFAFRELSARVAALGRRARPAAPPVLRRAGISLDPYRREVHRDGRYVPLSRKEFAVLAELLRADGVAVSAETLLEKAWDENADPFTHTVRMTILKLRRKLGDPPVVLTEPGVGYRIR; encoded by the coding sequence ATGCGGATCCTGGTGGTGGAGGACGAACCGCTGCTCGCCGACGCGGTCGCGCAGGGGTTGCGGCGGGAGACGCACGCCGTCGACGTCGTTTACGACGGCGGGTCGGCACTGGAACGGATCGACGTCAACGACTACGACGTGGTGGTCCTGGACCGGGACGTGCCGGTCGTGCACGGTGACAAGGTGTGCCAGGTGCTGGCCGAGCGCAAGGCCGGCATCCGGGTGCTGATGCTGACCGCGGCCGCCGGGATCGACGACCGGGTCACCGGGCTGGCTCTGGGCGCCGACGACTACCTGCCGAAACCGTTCGCGTTCCGGGAGCTGTCGGCACGGGTGGCGGCACTCGGGCGGCGGGCCCGGCCGGCCGCGCCGCCGGTGCTGCGCCGGGCCGGGATCAGCCTCGACCCGTACCGCCGCGAAGTGCACCGGGACGGCCGTTACGTGCCGCTGTCGCGCAAGGAGTTCGCGGTCCTGGCCGAACTGCTGCGCGCCGACGGTGTCGCGGTGTCCGCCGAGACGCTGCTGGAGAAGGCGTGGGACGAGAACGCCGACCCGTTCACCCACACCGTCCGGATGACGATCCTGAAACTACGCCGCAAGCTGGGTGATCCGCCGGTGGTGCTGACCGAACCGGGAGTGGGGTACCGGATCCGATGA
- a CDS encoding sensor histidine kinase: MRLTVRARLTAVYGGLFVLAGIVLLSAVYVLVERSSPAAAGVAVLDVATAGAPPQGGVAFIRRVAEGTQADTLRSMLVQGAIALVVVSAAAIALGWLIAGRLLQPLHQITAAARRIAESPAADRGLHERIALSGPNDELKQLADTFDLMLARLDQSLDSQRRFIANASHELRTPLTLNRTLLEVALEPETTSPEVRQLGATLLAVNDRHGRLIDGLLLLARSDREVTERSYVDLADIVDHVAVADSVKMIAEPAEAAVLGDPVLLERLVQNLVENGVRHNVPDGWVKVTSRTLPDGWVELQVANSGPVVPRYEVPGLFEPFHRYRTDRLAGPGAGLGLSIVRAVVGAHQGRLRADARDEGGLVITVLLPGAP; the protein is encoded by the coding sequence ATGAGACTCACCGTCCGCGCCCGCCTGACCGCCGTCTACGGCGGCCTGTTCGTACTGGCCGGGATCGTCCTGCTCAGTGCCGTCTACGTCCTGGTCGAACGCAGTTCCCCGGCCGCCGCCGGCGTCGCCGTGCTCGATGTCGCCACGGCCGGGGCACCGCCGCAAGGGGGTGTCGCGTTCATCCGGAGAGTCGCCGAGGGAACCCAGGCCGACACCCTGCGCAGCATGCTTGTCCAGGGGGCGATCGCGCTGGTCGTGGTGAGTGCCGCGGCGATCGCGCTGGGCTGGCTGATCGCCGGGCGCCTGCTGCAGCCGCTGCACCAGATCACCGCGGCCGCCCGGCGGATCGCCGAGTCCCCGGCCGCCGACCGTGGCCTGCACGAACGGATCGCCCTGTCCGGGCCGAACGACGAGCTGAAACAACTCGCCGACACGTTCGACCTGATGCTGGCCCGGCTCGACCAGTCCCTCGACTCCCAGCGCCGGTTCATCGCCAACGCGTCGCACGAGCTGCGCACCCCGCTCACCCTCAACCGCACGCTGCTGGAGGTGGCTCTGGAACCCGAGACCACTTCCCCTGAGGTACGACAGCTCGGGGCCACGTTGCTGGCCGTCAACGACCGGCACGGGCGGCTGATCGACGGCCTGCTGCTGCTGGCCCGCTCCGATCGGGAGGTGACCGAACGGTCGTACGTCGACCTGGCCGACATCGTCGATCACGTGGCCGTCGCGGACTCGGTCAAGATGATCGCCGAACCCGCCGAGGCGGCCGTCCTGGGCGACCCGGTGCTGCTGGAAAGGCTGGTGCAGAACCTGGTGGAGAACGGGGTCCGGCACAACGTCCCGGACGGCTGGGTGAAGGTGACCTCCCGTACCCTCCCGGACGGCTGGGTCGAGTTGCAGGTCGCCAACTCCGGGCCGGTGGTGCCCCGCTACGAGGTGCCCGGCCTGTTCGAGCCGTTCCACCGCTACCGCACCGACCGGCTGGCCGGGCCCGGCGCCGGGCTGGGGCTCTCCATCGTCCGGGCGGTCGTCGGCGCGCATCAGGGCCGGTTACGGGCCGACGCCCGGGACGAGGGAGGCCTGGTGATCACGGTTCTCCTGCCCGGCGCACCCTGA
- a CDS encoding aminoglycoside phosphotransferase family protein, with protein MAQPGGVRIGWADLPSPIQLDIEQIIGGGPIVAADSQAGGFSPGTADRVRAASGARAFVKAVTPALNQQSADMARDELRITAALPRHAASPRMLGGFDTGDWVVLVLEDIEGVHPRTPWVDDEIRATAAALRELATALTPAPIGGLPTVYEKYAEEFSSWDALAADVPADLDPWAAAHLDDLRAAADRGVAALVHGETLVHADLRADNILVRPDGDLVIVDWPHACVGPAWTDSVLLAINVIVHGGDPAPLLDGVDPDIVTGVLAGAAALFHHRCRQPPPPGLPTVRAFQRFQADALLPWVRSALSA; from the coding sequence ATGGCGCAACCGGGCGGAGTACGGATCGGCTGGGCGGACCTTCCCAGCCCGATCCAGCTGGACATCGAGCAGATCATCGGCGGCGGGCCGATCGTGGCCGCCGATTCCCAAGCCGGCGGCTTCTCCCCCGGCACCGCCGACCGGGTCCGCGCCGCCTCCGGAGCACGGGCGTTCGTCAAAGCGGTCACCCCGGCCCTCAACCAGCAGTCCGCCGACATGGCCCGCGACGAACTGCGGATCACCGCCGCCCTTCCCCGGCACGCCGCGTCGCCGAGGATGCTGGGCGGCTTCGACACCGGCGACTGGGTGGTGCTGGTCCTGGAGGACATCGAGGGCGTCCATCCGCGGACACCCTGGGTGGATGACGAGATCCGGGCCACCGCGGCCGCGCTGCGGGAACTGGCCACCGCGCTCACCCCGGCACCGATCGGCGGTCTGCCGACGGTGTACGAGAAATATGCCGAGGAGTTCTCCAGCTGGGACGCCCTGGCCGCCGACGTCCCGGCCGACCTCGACCCGTGGGCCGCGGCCCATCTGGACGATCTGCGGGCCGCCGCCGACCGGGGTGTGGCCGCCCTCGTCCACGGCGAGACCCTGGTCCACGCCGACCTGCGGGCCGACAACATCCTGGTCCGGCCGGACGGCGATCTGGTCATCGTCGACTGGCCGCACGCCTGTGTCGGCCCGGCCTGGACCGACTCGGTGCTCCTGGCGATCAACGTGATCGTGCACGGCGGCGATCCGGCCCCGCTGCTCGACGGCGTCGACCCCGACATCGTGACCGGTGTGCTGGCCGGAGCGGCCGCACTGTTCCACCACCGCTGCCGGCAGCCACCGCCGCCGGGTCTGCCCACGGTTCGGGCGTTCCAGCGTTTCCAGGCCGACGCCCTGCTCCCCTGGGTCCGATCCGCCCTTTCCGCCTAG